A stretch of the Zonotrichia albicollis isolate bZonAlb1 chromosome 31, bZonAlb1.hap1, whole genome shotgun sequence genome encodes the following:
- the LOC102071864 gene encoding class I histocompatibility antigen, F10 alpha chain-like isoform X1: MAPALGLGVLWGLLGLLGNPGSATKGGHSLHYLKVAVSEPSPGIPQFMAIGFVDRIPFVRYDNERGRVEPLTQWIKDGVDPEYWDRETQKLVGHQHTFVKDLETLRERYNQSGGLHTRLRVSGCELLSDGSIRGSHQDGYDGRDFISFDLESGRLVAADSSAEITRRLWEQDGTVAEYWMNYLKHICPEWLQKYIRYGQKELERKEPPDVHVSGREEHGMLTLSCHAYGFYPNTIAVSWMKGGETLDQETEWGGVVPNSDGTFHTWARIEALPEEREQYRCRVEHPGMPEPGIFAWEPTSGRNLTVVVAVSVIAAILILIVLIGFGIWKLQSGRRDWKGYNPAAGKDMGMNGSTAGVAA; encoded by the exons atggctccagcgctggggctgggggtgctctgggggctcctggggctcctggggaacCCGGGGAGCGCGACCAAAG GGGGCCACTCCCTGCATTACCTGAAAGTGGCAGTGTCAGAGCCCAGCCCGGGAATCCCCCAGTTCATGGCCATTGGGTTTGTGGATAGGATCCCCTTCGTGCGCTATGACAACGAGCGGGGCCGGGTGGAGCCACTGACGCAGTGGATAAAGGATGGAGTCGATCCAGAATATTGGGATAGGGAGACCCAGAAGCTTGTGGGACACCAGCACACATTTGTCAAGGACCTGGAAACACTGCGGGAGCGGTACAACCAGAGCGGGG GTCTCCACACAAGGTTGCGAGTTTCTGGCTGTGAGCTCCTGTCCGATGGGAGCATCCGTGGATCCCACCAGGATGGCTACGACGGGCGGGATTTCATCTCCTTTGACTTGGAATCTGGGAGATTGGTGGCGGCTGACAGCAGTGCTGAGATCACCAGGAGACTCTGGGAACAGGATGGGACCGTGGCTGAGTATTGGATGAATTACCTGAAGCACATCTGCCCGGAATGGCTCCAGAAATACATCAGATAtgggcagaaggagctggagcgcAAAG AGCCCCCTGATGTCCACGTGTCTGGAAGAGAGGAACATGGGATGCTGACCCTGTCCTGCCACGCGTATGGATTCTACCCCAACACCATCGCAGTCAGCTGGATGAAGGGGGGTGAAACCTTGGATCAGGAGACAGAGTGGGGCGGGGTCGTTCCCAACAGCGACGGCACCTTCCACACCTGGGCCAGGATCGAGGCGCTGCCGGAGGAGCGGGAGCAGTACCGGTGCAGGGTGGAGCATCCCGGAATGCCAGAGCCCGGGATCTTTGCTTGGG AGCCGACATCTGGCAGGAATCTCACTGTGGTGGTCGCTGTGTCCGTCATTGctgccatcctcatcctcattgTCCTCATTGGATTCGGCATCTGGAAGCTCCAATCCG GGAGGAGAGACTGGAAGGGATACAACCCGGCAGCCG GAAAAGACATGGGAATGAACGGCTCCACTGCAG GAGTCGCCGCCTGA
- the LOC102071864 gene encoding class I histocompatibility antigen, F10 alpha chain-like isoform X3: MAPALGLGVLWGLLGLLGNPGSATKGGHSLHYLKVAVSEPSPGIPQFMAIGFVDRIPFVRYDNERGRVEPLTQWIKDGVDPEYWDRETQKLVGHQHTFVKDLETLRERYNQSGGLHTRLRVSGCELLSDGSIRGSHQDGYDGRDFISFDLESGRLVAADSSAEITRRLWEQDGTVAEYWMNYLKHICPEWLQKYIRYGQKELERKEPPDVHVSGREEHGMLTLSCHAYGFYPNTIAVSWMKGGETLDQETEWGGVVPNSDGTFHTWARIEALPEEREQYRCRVEHPGMPEPGIFAWEPTSGRNLTVVVAVSVIAAILILIVLIGFGIWKLQSGRRDWKGYNPAAGVAA, from the exons atggctccagcgctggggctgggggtgctctgggggctcctggggctcctggggaacCCGGGGAGCGCGACCAAAG GGGGCCACTCCCTGCATTACCTGAAAGTGGCAGTGTCAGAGCCCAGCCCGGGAATCCCCCAGTTCATGGCCATTGGGTTTGTGGATAGGATCCCCTTCGTGCGCTATGACAACGAGCGGGGCCGGGTGGAGCCACTGACGCAGTGGATAAAGGATGGAGTCGATCCAGAATATTGGGATAGGGAGACCCAGAAGCTTGTGGGACACCAGCACACATTTGTCAAGGACCTGGAAACACTGCGGGAGCGGTACAACCAGAGCGGGG GTCTCCACACAAGGTTGCGAGTTTCTGGCTGTGAGCTCCTGTCCGATGGGAGCATCCGTGGATCCCACCAGGATGGCTACGACGGGCGGGATTTCATCTCCTTTGACTTGGAATCTGGGAGATTGGTGGCGGCTGACAGCAGTGCTGAGATCACCAGGAGACTCTGGGAACAGGATGGGACCGTGGCTGAGTATTGGATGAATTACCTGAAGCACATCTGCCCGGAATGGCTCCAGAAATACATCAGATAtgggcagaaggagctggagcgcAAAG AGCCCCCTGATGTCCACGTGTCTGGAAGAGAGGAACATGGGATGCTGACCCTGTCCTGCCACGCGTATGGATTCTACCCCAACACCATCGCAGTCAGCTGGATGAAGGGGGGTGAAACCTTGGATCAGGAGACAGAGTGGGGCGGGGTCGTTCCCAACAGCGACGGCACCTTCCACACCTGGGCCAGGATCGAGGCGCTGCCGGAGGAGCGGGAGCAGTACCGGTGCAGGGTGGAGCATCCCGGAATGCCAGAGCCCGGGATCTTTGCTTGGG AGCCGACATCTGGCAGGAATCTCACTGTGGTGGTCGCTGTGTCCGTCATTGctgccatcctcatcctcattgTCCTCATTGGATTCGGCATCTGGAAGCTCCAATCCG GGAGGAGAGACTGGAAGGGATACAACCCGGCAGCCG GAGTCGCCGCCTGA